The following are encoded together in the Streptomyces sp. NBC_01465 genome:
- a CDS encoding WxL domain-containing protein — MARGTRRRRWAAALGVAALAVGGGGVLAGSAHAEATAAASTAVDFATHCIPPAIAGIPPIDGTTTAQITVDNAAPKVGDTVTVTYTVIKPAASNPVDLALPADIMTPTGKVALGGAQTGSVTVAGPKKNDPVPAKGAFPQFSMTGTFKVTAPGAITLSPSDYNIHTSYIMELDTPCTVTNGPAPVSETVTATDGGGPVNERTISLSKASGAPGDRVVVSGTKFTGGSAAIAAGWNGTSVTSDTQAFTVPASGTIGVNLKVTDPATTGIVVFEGATWDPAKGAGPAAYSVIPVVNPGDLTQKLNSSVKAGTLSMSQAGDTVAMSSVDFGQGGASTGDLQTVTVKDFRGGPAGWSLTGKVTAFSGPSGASIGADQLSWTPACATKTGSPSTCAAGSAGTVGSAGATLASTPNGALTGGEFTANAKVSLNVPAFTAPGAYSGTLTLTLS; from the coding sequence ATGGCAAGAGGAACACGAAGACGTCGCTGGGCCGCAGCATTAGGAGTGGCCGCGCTCGCCGTCGGTGGGGGAGGGGTCCTCGCCGGGTCGGCGCATGCCGAGGCCACGGCCGCCGCTTCCACGGCGGTCGACTTCGCCACCCACTGCATTCCGCCCGCCATCGCCGGGATCCCGCCGATCGACGGCACCACGACCGCGCAGATCACCGTCGACAACGCGGCCCCCAAGGTGGGCGACACGGTCACCGTGACGTACACCGTGATCAAGCCCGCCGCGAGCAACCCGGTCGACCTGGCGCTCCCCGCCGACATCATGACGCCCACCGGCAAGGTCGCCCTCGGCGGCGCTCAGACCGGCAGCGTCACCGTCGCAGGGCCCAAGAAGAACGACCCGGTGCCCGCCAAGGGTGCCTTCCCGCAGTTCTCCATGACCGGGACGTTCAAGGTGACCGCGCCCGGCGCGATCACGCTCTCGCCCAGTGACTACAACATCCACACCAGCTACATCATGGAGCTGGACACCCCCTGCACCGTGACCAACGGTCCCGCGCCCGTCTCCGAGACGGTCACCGCGACGGACGGCGGCGGTCCGGTCAACGAGCGCACCATCTCGCTCAGCAAGGCTTCCGGTGCACCCGGCGACCGTGTGGTCGTCTCGGGTACGAAGTTCACCGGCGGCTCCGCAGCGATCGCTGCGGGCTGGAACGGCACCTCGGTCACCTCGGACACCCAGGCCTTCACGGTCCCCGCGTCCGGCACGATCGGTGTCAACCTGAAGGTCACGGACCCGGCCACTACGGGAATCGTCGTCTTCGAGGGGGCCACCTGGGATCCGGCGAAGGGCGCGGGACCTGCCGCGTACAGCGTCATTCCCGTGGTGAACCCCGGGGATCTCACCCAGAAGCTCAACTCCTCGGTCAAGGCAGGGACGTTGTCGATGTCCCAGGCCGGTGACACCGTCGCGATGTCGTCCGTCGACTTCGGACAGGGCGGCGCATCCACCGGCGACCTGCAGACGGTGACCGTGAAGGACTTCCGCGGCGGTCCGGCCGGCTGGTCGCTGACCGGCAAGGTCACCGCGTTCTCCGGTCCTTCGGGCGCGTCCATCGGAGCCGACCAGCTCTCCTGGACTCCGGCCTGCGCCACCAAGACCGGCAGCCCCAGCACCTGCGCCGCCGGTTCGGCGGGCACGGTCGGAAGCGCAGGGGCGACCCTCGCCTCGACGCCCAACGGGGCCCTCACCGGTGGTGAGTTCACTGCCAACGCCAAGGTCTCGCTGAACGTCCCGGCGTTCACCGCACCCGGCGCGTACTCCGGCACGCTCACCCTGACCCTCAGCTGA
- a CDS encoding cytidine deaminase, with protein sequence MTESTDLGPEDRKIITLARSARARNGVPEGAAVRDETGRTYVAGTVSLDSLKLSALQTAVAMAVASGAQSLEAAAVVSEAEAASDEDRAAVRDLGGAGTPVLLAGPDGALRATVTAG encoded by the coding sequence ATGACTGAGAGCACCGACCTCGGCCCCGAGGACCGCAAGATCATCACGTTGGCGCGCAGTGCGCGGGCCCGCAACGGAGTGCCCGAAGGGGCTGCCGTACGCGACGAGACCGGACGGACGTACGTCGCGGGGACCGTCTCCCTGGACTCCCTCAAACTCTCCGCGCTGCAGACCGCGGTCGCGATGGCGGTGGCGTCGGGGGCGCAGTCCCTGGAGGCCGCGGCGGTCGTCAGCGAGGCGGAGGCCGCCTCCGACGAGGACCGTGCCGCCGTACGTGACCTGGGCGGGGCCGGTACCCCGGTGCTGCTCGCGGGCCCCGACGGAGCCCTGCGGGCCACCGTCACCGCAGGCTGA
- a CDS encoding helix-turn-helix transcriptional regulator, translating into MSRRARVSPAEAGLPDGGARRRTPGLRREEVAVLAGVGVSWYQWLEQGRDITVSPQVLDSVGRVLKLSSAERRHLYVLAGLNPPPPEVDPANADMCEGLQRLINAWMPFPAHIMDRYWNTVRYNDAAAMVLAMRPEIVQNCLIAFFTDPIYRSRNKGWEAIAHHVVAQYRAACSEHPDDEGFQAVIEEAQELSPEFAELWARRDIAPSGQVRKELENPVVGTLYVESTNLRVPARPDLSIVLHTPLPDTGTEAKLQWLASPEGRRGSMYPVAG; encoded by the coding sequence ATGAGCCGCCGCGCCAGGGTCAGCCCGGCCGAGGCGGGCCTCCCCGACGGCGGGGCCAGGCGCCGTACGCCGGGGCTGCGGCGCGAGGAGGTCGCCGTCCTCGCGGGCGTCGGCGTCTCCTGGTACCAGTGGTTGGAGCAGGGCCGCGACATCACCGTCTCGCCGCAGGTCCTGGACTCGGTCGGCCGCGTGCTGAAGCTGAGCAGCGCCGAGCGCCGGCATCTGTACGTACTGGCCGGGCTCAACCCGCCGCCCCCCGAGGTCGATCCGGCCAACGCGGACATGTGCGAGGGGCTGCAGCGGCTGATCAACGCCTGGATGCCGTTCCCGGCGCACATCATGGACCGCTACTGGAACACGGTGCGCTACAACGACGCGGCCGCGATGGTCCTCGCCATGCGCCCCGAGATCGTGCAGAACTGCCTGATCGCCTTCTTCACCGACCCGATCTACCGCTCCCGCAACAAGGGCTGGGAGGCGATCGCCCACCATGTCGTCGCCCAGTACCGCGCAGCCTGCTCGGAGCACCCGGACGACGAGGGATTCCAGGCGGTGATCGAGGAGGCGCAGGAACTCAGCCCGGAATTCGCCGAGTTGTGGGCCCGCCGCGACATCGCCCCCAGCGGCCAGGTGCGCAAGGAGCTGGAGAACCCGGTGGTCGGCACGCTGTACGTCGAGTCCACCAACCTCAGGGTCCCGGCCCGCCCCGACCTCTCGATCGTGCTCCACACCCCGCTGCCGGACACCGGCACGGAGGCCAAGCTGCAGTGGCTGGCCTCGCCCGAGGGGCGGCGCGGGTCGATGTACCCGGTCGCGGGCTGA
- a CDS encoding MFS transporter, whose product MAIDSAPSTTTPQAPAPEAPAAPAAPERLSPRAKLILFVLCAAQFMVALDFSVLNVALPVLGKDLGMTQSGLQWAVTAFALPSGGFLLLFGRIADLFGRRKLFLTGLAVFGSASLLATLAWNPEVFLAGRALQGLGAAVIVPTGMSLLTTTFPEGPQRDRALGISGTLLSLGFTVGMVLGGVLTDTLGWRSTMGLLGVASAVVLAFAPGLLTESRNPVRPRLDVPGAVTVTGGLLALIYSLSTAAQNGFGHTDVIATLIAGIALLTAFVVVESRAEAPLVSLPMLKRRTVAWGNFGGLITFSMMSTVVFVLTLYLQEVLKLSSFETGLVFGVQGVMSAVAGTYAAKVIGRFGVRRVLVGSLLGQGLFVGALLFIGSSAGALVATVAVSLASMCHLGAIISYGLTVTSGVPDEEQGLATGLVTTTQQIGLTIGIPLLGVLATTQGDLFTGVRTVLAIDAAIVVAAAVLVAVGLGRRKA is encoded by the coding sequence ATGGCGATCGACTCCGCACCCTCAACCACCACCCCACAGGCCCCCGCTCCGGAAGCACCGGCAGCCCCGGCGGCCCCAGAGCGGCTCTCCCCCCGGGCCAAGCTCATCCTCTTCGTCCTGTGCGCCGCCCAGTTCATGGTCGCGCTCGACTTCTCCGTACTGAACGTGGCGCTGCCCGTCCTGGGCAAGGACCTCGGCATGACCCAGTCAGGACTGCAGTGGGCGGTCACCGCCTTCGCCCTCCCGTCCGGCGGCTTCCTGTTGCTCTTCGGCCGGATCGCCGACCTCTTCGGCCGCCGCAAGCTCTTCCTGACGGGCCTCGCCGTCTTCGGCTCGGCGTCCCTGCTCGCCACCCTCGCCTGGAACCCCGAGGTCTTCCTCGCCGGGCGTGCGCTCCAGGGCCTCGGCGCGGCCGTGATCGTCCCCACCGGGATGTCCCTGCTGACCACCACCTTCCCCGAAGGCCCGCAGCGCGACCGGGCGCTGGGCATCAGCGGCACCCTGCTCTCGCTGGGCTTCACCGTCGGCATGGTGCTGGGCGGCGTACTGACCGACACGCTCGGCTGGCGCTCGACCATGGGTCTGCTCGGTGTGGCCTCGGCGGTCGTGCTGGCGTTCGCCCCCGGTCTGCTGACCGAGTCGCGCAACCCGGTCCGCCCCCGTCTGGACGTCCCCGGCGCGGTGACCGTCACCGGCGGCCTGCTCGCCCTGATCTACTCCCTGTCGACGGCCGCCCAGAACGGTTTCGGCCACACCGACGTCATCGCCACCCTGATCGCCGGAATCGCCCTGCTGACCGCCTTCGTGGTCGTCGAGTCGAGGGCGGAGGCCCCGCTGGTCTCGCTCCCGATGCTGAAGCGACGCACCGTGGCCTGGGGCAACTTCGGTGGTCTGATCACCTTCTCGATGATGTCGACGGTCGTCTTCGTCCTCACCCTCTACTTGCAGGAGGTCCTGAAGCTCTCGTCCTTCGAGACCGGCCTCGTCTTCGGAGTGCAGGGTGTGATGTCGGCCGTGGCCGGTACGTACGCGGCGAAGGTCATCGGCCGGTTCGGCGTCCGCCGCGTCCTGGTCGGATCGCTGCTCGGCCAGGGCCTGTTCGTCGGCGCCCTGCTGTTCATCGGCTCCTCGGCCGGCGCCCTGGTCGCGACGGTCGCTGTCTCGCTGGCCAGCATGTGCCACCTCGGCGCGATCATCTCGTACGGACTGACCGTCACCTCGGGGGTCCCCGACGAGGAGCAGGGGCTGGCGACCGGACTGGTCACCACCACCCAGCAGATCGGCCTCACCATCGGCATCCCGCTGCTGGGCGTGCTGGCCACCACGCAGGGCGACCTGTTCACCGGGGTGCGGACGGTGCTCGCCATCGACGCGGCGATCGTGGTGGCTGCGGCGGTCCTGGTGGCCGTGGGCCTCGGCCGCAGGAAGGCGTGA
- a CDS encoding MmcQ/YjbR family DNA-binding protein — MKTAQELRAFCLEFNASVEEFPFGPETSVFKVLGKLFALSHLDGDPLTVNLKCEPEIAIQLREEHPAIIPGWHMNKRHWNTVTVGELPDRMVRELIEDSYDLVVAGLPKAERLRLDRP, encoded by the coding sequence ATGAAGACCGCGCAGGAACTCAGGGCGTTCTGCCTGGAATTCAACGCGAGCGTCGAGGAGTTCCCGTTCGGGCCCGAGACCTCCGTCTTCAAGGTCCTCGGCAAACTCTTCGCGCTCTCCCACCTCGACGGCGACCCGCTCACCGTCAACCTCAAGTGCGAGCCCGAGATCGCGATCCAGCTCCGCGAGGAGCACCCGGCGATCATCCCCGGCTGGCACATGAACAAGCGCCACTGGAACACCGTGACCGTGGGAGAGCTCCCGGACCGCATGGTCCGGGAGCTCATCGAGGATTCGTACGACCTGGTGGTGGCGGGTCTGCCGAAGGCGGAGCGCCTGCGGCTCGACCGGCCCTGA